In Vibrio sp. JC009, a single window of DNA contains:
- a CDS encoding TRAP transporter large permease subunit, which yields MLSVIGIGTVGIGMATAFIFIAMIFLLFIGMPLGFLTGLVALSSSYLWFDTTSIMQMVASRVTDFTSSYTFVAVPMFVLMATMLDKTGIAKDLYNAMRVIAGRMRGGVALQSMVVAVLLASMSGIIGGETVLLGMLALPQMLRLGYNKNLAIGTVVAGGALGTMVPPSIVLIIYGMTANVSIGDLFLASVPAALLLSGLYMIYIFVLCKIRPEYGPAMDQSELDNLTREDKKKIAMDIAIPVAIAGWILGSIYGGVASVTESACVGVVGVILAAWHRKELSKAIVADALKHTIKTVGMIIWVGIGATMIIGVYNLMGGDKYISDMFVGLDAPPIVTILIMMGVLLVLGMFLDWIGVAMLTMPIFVPIIVTLGFDPVWFGVLFCVNMQVSFLSPPFGPAAFYLKSVAPKGIELTDIFKSVWPFITMQLIVLATLLVYPELVTALL from the coding sequence ATGCTTAGTGTAATAGGTATTGGTACAGTAGGGATTGGAATGGCAACTGCGTTTATTTTTATCGCCATGATTTTCCTGTTGTTTATTGGTATGCCACTCGGTTTCCTTACCGGCCTGGTTGCCTTATCATCATCTTATCTGTGGTTTGATACTACCAGCATTATGCAAATGGTTGCCTCCAGGGTTACGGACTTTACCTCATCCTACACCTTTGTTGCCGTGCCTATGTTTGTATTAATGGCAACCATGCTGGATAAAACCGGAATTGCAAAAGATCTCTACAACGCTATGCGGGTTATTGCTGGCCGAATGCGTGGTGGTGTTGCTTTGCAAAGTATGGTCGTAGCTGTGTTGCTGGCCTCAATGTCAGGCATTATCGGTGGTGAAACTGTATTGTTGGGAATGCTTGCCTTGCCTCAGATGCTGAGACTCGGTTACAACAAAAACCTGGCCATCGGTACTGTTGTAGCGGGTGGTGCGCTCGGAACAATGGTTCCTCCAAGTATTGTGCTTATCATTTACGGTATGACTGCGAACGTCTCTATTGGTGACTTGTTTCTGGCCTCTGTTCCTGCAGCCTTGCTGCTTTCCGGGCTTTACATGATCTACATCTTTGTGCTGTGTAAGATCCGCCCTGAATATGGTCCGGCAATGGATCAGAGTGAGCTGGATAACCTGACTCGGGAAGACAAGAAAAAGATCGCCATGGATATTGCCATCCCGGTAGCTATTGCTGGCTGGATACTGGGTAGTATCTACGGGGGTGTTGCATCGGTGACTGAATCGGCTTGTGTCGGTGTTGTAGGTGTTATTTTGGCTGCCTGGCACCGAAAAGAACTAAGCAAAGCCATCGTCGCGGACGCTCTGAAGCACACTATCAAAACCGTAGGCATGATTATCTGGGTTGGTATTGGTGCAACAATGATTATAGGTGTATACAACCTGATGGGTGGTGATAAGTATATTTCAGATATGTTTGTCGGTCTGGATGCACCACCGATTGTCACTATCCTGATCATGATGGGCGTACTGCTGGTACTGGGTATGTTTCTCGACTGGATCGGTGTTGCCATGCTCACCATGCCAATCTTTGTACCTATCATTGTGACTCTCGGTTTTGACCCTGTCTGGTTTGGTGTGCTGTTTTGTGTAAATATGCAGGTATCCTTCCTTAGCCCGCCATTTGGACCGGCAGCATTTTATCTTAAGAGTGTCGCGCCGAAAGGCATCGAGCTAACAGATATCTTTAAATCCGTATGGCCGTTCATCACCATGCAGCTTATTGTGCTGGCCACCCTTCTGGTTTATCCGGAACTTGTAACCGCACTGCTTTGA
- a CDS encoding bifunctional 4-hydroxy-2-oxoglutarate aldolase/2-dehydro-3-deoxy-phosphogluconate aldolase, which produces MSDLTKKLSGYKVVPVIVIDKPEDILPLGDILVENGLPVAEITFRSAAAEGAIKKLRDAHPQMLIGAGTVLDETQVVAAKNAGVDFIVSPGINTRTIEACIKHDVEIIPGVSRPSDIELALNYGIQLVKFFPAEAAGGIPMLKALLGPYSMLKVMPTGGISEKNIRDYLALEPVAACGGSWMVDKKLINAGDWNTINTLVKDVVKLIKPD; this is translated from the coding sequence ATGTCTGATTTAACGAAAAAACTATCTGGGTACAAGGTCGTGCCTGTCATCGTGATAGATAAGCCGGAAGACATTCTGCCGTTAGGGGATATTCTGGTTGAAAACGGCCTTCCTGTCGCCGAGATTACCTTTCGCTCTGCTGCTGCTGAAGGTGCCATCAAGAAGCTCCGAGACGCGCACCCGCAGATGTTAATTGGCGCAGGTACTGTACTGGATGAGACACAGGTGGTTGCCGCTAAAAACGCAGGCGTCGACTTTATCGTCTCCCCCGGTATTAACACCCGGACCATTGAGGCGTGCATTAAACACGACGTGGAGATCATTCCGGGCGTAAGCAGACCATCTGACATTGAACTAGCCCTGAACTATGGCATCCAACTGGTGAAATTCTTCCCCGCAGAAGCGGCCGGAGGAATACCTATGCTTAAGGCTCTGCTCGGGCCGTATTCAATGCTGAAGGTGATGCCTACCGGAGGGATCTCTGAGAAGAATATCCGAGATTACCTGGCACTTGAGCCTGTTGCAGCTTGTGGGGGCTCCTGGATGGTGGATAAGAAGCTGATAAATGCAGGTGACTGGAATACAATTAATACCCTGGTTAAGGATGTGGTCAAGTTGATAAAGCCGGACTAA
- a CDS encoding LysR family transcriptional regulator, with translation MFDKIDQQWLKSFHCVYENNSFKRAAEFLSLPTSNVSRHIALLEERLDTRLFDRTTRRIAPTDAGEHLYLRTQPLLDKLSDALEEVTQHSHEVMGQLKILMPDSPALAHAVVSFCTQHPSISLCCDTSISPKEDLLDGFDVILSFHRGKLEDNNWVAKEIKRWPSAVVASPQLLQTSPRPFQITDLKHVPCINSFTALNGTPWVFKNAKGEPITQKVQSSFKVNSGHLAKSGAIAGLGFAILPIESCRNEIDAGSLEVVELEYEPEDLVLYVFYASRKHLAKKIPMFIEHLQHQANIGKST, from the coding sequence ATGTTTGATAAGATTGACCAGCAGTGGCTAAAAAGTTTTCATTGTGTATACGAGAACAACAGCTTTAAACGTGCAGCGGAATTTCTAAGCTTGCCGACATCAAATGTCAGTCGCCATATCGCTTTACTGGAAGAACGACTGGATACACGACTATTTGACAGGACTACACGCCGAATCGCTCCGACAGATGCAGGGGAACACCTTTATTTGCGAACACAGCCATTGCTGGACAAACTTAGTGATGCACTTGAGGAAGTGACGCAGCATTCTCATGAAGTCATGGGACAACTCAAAATTTTGATGCCAGACTCGCCTGCTTTAGCCCATGCAGTGGTTTCTTTTTGTACCCAGCACCCCTCAATTTCATTATGTTGTGATACGAGCATCAGCCCTAAAGAGGATTTACTTGATGGGTTTGACGTCATTTTAAGCTTTCACAGGGGAAAGCTCGAAGACAATAATTGGGTAGCTAAGGAGATTAAACGCTGGCCAAGTGCTGTTGTAGCATCCCCTCAACTCCTACAGACCTCTCCCAGACCTTTTCAGATTACCGATTTAAAACACGTTCCGTGCATCAATAGCTTCACCGCGCTAAATGGAACTCCTTGGGTTTTCAAAAACGCTAAAGGTGAGCCAATTACCCAAAAGGTACAGTCTTCATTTAAGGTCAATAGCGGACATCTTGCCAAATCAGGCGCAATAGCTGGTTTGGGATTCGCGATACTACCAATCGAATCCTGTCGTAATGAAATAGATGCAGGCTCTTTGGAAGTCGTAGAACTGGAGTACGAACCTGAAGATCTAGTTCTGTATGTCTTTTATGCTTCCAGAAAACACTTGGCAAAAAAGATCCCAATGTTTATCGAACACTTACAGCACCAAGCAAATATAGGTAAGAGTACATAG
- the accD gene encoding acetyl-CoA carboxylase, carboxyltransferase subunit beta has translation MSWLEKLLDKKNIISTRKASIPEGVWTKCPSCDQILYRMAIEENLEVCPKCNHHMRMSARHRLDSFLDKGERVEIASEHEPQDLLNFKDLRRYKERLAIAQKSTGEKDALVVMKGKLLGLPVVACAFEFSFMAGSMGSVVGARFVRAVEAAIDANCGLVCFSASGGARMQESLMSLMQMSKTSAALNRLSSAGLPYISVLTDQTLGGVSASLAMLGDINIGEPKAIIGFAGRRVIEQTVRETLPEGFQRSEFLLEHGAIDMIVDRREMRKRVGGLIAKMTHTTIPLQA, from the coding sequence ATGAGTTGGTTAGAAAAGCTATTAGATAAAAAGAATATAATCAGTACACGTAAAGCGTCGATCCCAGAAGGGGTATGGACTAAATGTCCCTCATGTGACCAGATCCTTTACCGCATGGCTATTGAAGAGAATCTTGAGGTGTGTCCGAAGTGTAATCATCATATGAGAATGTCGGCACGCCACCGCTTAGACAGCTTTCTGGATAAAGGAGAGCGAGTTGAGATTGCCAGTGAACACGAGCCACAAGATTTACTGAACTTTAAAGATCTGAGACGCTACAAGGAACGCCTTGCTATAGCCCAGAAAAGTACAGGGGAAAAGGATGCCTTAGTTGTGATGAAAGGAAAGCTACTGGGCTTACCTGTTGTTGCCTGTGCTTTCGAGTTTTCTTTTATGGCTGGCTCAATGGGTTCTGTTGTCGGCGCTCGTTTTGTCCGTGCGGTTGAGGCCGCTATTGATGCAAATTGTGGATTAGTTTGTTTTTCCGCCAGCGGTGGTGCTCGCATGCAAGAGTCTCTGATGTCGTTAATGCAAATGTCTAAAACCAGCGCAGCGTTAAATCGTTTGTCCAGTGCAGGTCTCCCTTATATATCTGTATTAACAGACCAAACATTGGGTGGTGTATCAGCAAGTCTAGCCATGCTGGGAGATATTAACATCGGTGAGCCAAAGGCAATTATCGGGTTTGCTGGGCGTCGCGTCATAGAGCAAACCGTTCGTGAGACATTGCCCGAGGGCTTTCAGCGAAGTGAGTTCCTTCTAGAGCATGGCGCTATCGACATGATTGTGGATAGACGTGAGATGCGCAAGCGAGTTGGGGGGCTAATAGCTAAGATGACTCATACCACCATTCCGCTGCAAGCATAG
- a CDS encoding beta-phosphoglucomutase family hydrolase, translating into MNIDLSKYQGLIFDMDGTLLDTMPFHVAAWEMTAEAFGIPFDREWIHSLGGMPSKKITMEINKRFNLELDPVTVSSFKMKKFAELDIPGDVIDHTYQVLKSAQGKYKTAIGTGSLRENAHKLLGNQSLIPLFDAIVTASDVKNHKPNPDTFLLAAEKIEVKPSDCVVFEDTELGKQAAHAAGMDCIMVVGEQFEFYPLPA; encoded by the coding sequence ATGAACATTGACCTGTCAAAATATCAGGGCCTTATTTTTGATATGGATGGTACCCTGCTTGATACCATGCCCTTTCATGTTGCTGCGTGGGAAATGACAGCAGAAGCATTCGGTATTCCCTTTGACCGGGAATGGATTCATAGTCTGGGAGGTATGCCCAGCAAGAAAATCACCATGGAGATTAACAAAAGGTTTAATCTGGAACTGGATCCGGTGACTGTATCCAGTTTTAAAATGAAAAAGTTTGCCGAGCTGGATATTCCGGGTGATGTTATTGACCACACCTACCAGGTGCTGAAATCTGCCCAGGGCAAATATAAGACTGCCATAGGCACAGGAAGTTTGCGGGAAAACGCACACAAGTTGCTTGGTAATCAGTCCTTGATCCCGCTTTTTGATGCTATTGTTACCGCATCTGATGTAAAAAATCATAAACCAAACCCGGACACTTTCCTGCTGGCTGCTGAAAAAATCGAAGTTAAGCCGTCAGACTGTGTGGTGTTTGAAGATACCGAACTGGGCAAGCAAGCCGCTCATGCTGCAGGTATGGATTGCATTATGGTGGTTGGTGAACAGTTTGAGTTTTATCCGTTACCAGCTTAG
- a CDS encoding GtrA family protein, with product MPLIPERTWNSHFFRFAIVGGVGFVVDSAVFAILFYLLGIPVFYARILSFICAATSTWMGNRLFTFGSRDGNLFQQWLRFFTSACISAIPNFTLFSGIIFVFGEQGLIPYIALVFGTLAGMFSNFFLAKKWVFARKNDAS from the coding sequence ATGCCGTTAATCCCTGAGCGCACATGGAATTCCCATTTCTTCCGCTTTGCCATTGTTGGCGGGGTCGGTTTTGTTGTGGATTCAGCGGTATTTGCCATTCTGTTTTATCTTTTGGGTATTCCCGTCTTTTACGCACGGATCTTATCTTTTATTTGTGCTGCCACATCAACCTGGATGGGAAACCGGCTTTTTACCTTCGGTTCCCGCGACGGAAACCTGTTTCAGCAGTGGCTTAGGTTTTTCACCAGCGCCTGTATCTCGGCTATACCAAATTTCACGCTTTTCAGCGGAATTATCTTTGTTTTTGGCGAGCAGGGGTTAATTCCCTATATAGCCCTTGTTTTCGGCACTTTGGCCGGGATGTTTTCCAACTTTTTCCTGGCAAAGAAGTGGGTTTTTGCCAGGAAAAATGACGCTTCGTGA
- a CDS encoding 4Fe-4S binding protein, protein MAHNTIKGNYEKLTERLNKFPQGVPPSETLFKILNVMFSEEEARLVSLLPIKPFTVETAATAWGQDLEKTAEQLNILASRALLLDLEDENGSQTYVLPPPMAGFFEFSLMRTGGELDQKVLSELFHQYINVEDEFVTHLFGTGETTLGRAFVNEKVLSEDNALHVLDYERASEVIKTASHIGVGMCYCRHKKEHVGEACDAPMDICMTFNNTARSLIKHGYARQITEEECLDLLDEAYKHNLVQFGENIQNNVNFICNCCSCCCEALVAARRVGATQAIHTTNFLPVIDFDNCNGCGKCVEVCPVDAMTLASKHDSKHKRAKVALLDEDTCLGCGVCARVCTKDGISFKSREKRVITPVDSTHKAVLMAIERGQLHNLIFDNQAHLNHRVMAAILGVILKLPPIKQALASEQFKSKYLVSLLKRYDEKSAEV, encoded by the coding sequence ATGGCACATAACACGATTAAGGGAAATTACGAAAAGCTAACGGAACGACTTAATAAGTTTCCTCAGGGAGTTCCTCCCAGCGAAACGCTTTTTAAGATCCTTAATGTGATGTTTAGTGAAGAGGAAGCCCGTCTGGTTTCGCTGCTTCCTATCAAACCCTTCACCGTTGAGACGGCTGCAACTGCCTGGGGGCAGGATCTGGAAAAAACGGCAGAACAGCTGAATATCCTCGCCTCCAGAGCTTTGCTGTTGGATCTGGAAGACGAAAATGGCTCTCAAACCTATGTGCTGCCACCTCCCATGGCCGGCTTTTTCGAATTCTCACTGATGCGTACCGGCGGCGAGCTGGATCAGAAGGTTCTGAGCGAGCTGTTCCACCAATATATCAATGTGGAAGATGAATTTGTCACCCATCTTTTTGGCACCGGAGAGACCACTCTGGGGCGTGCCTTTGTGAATGAAAAGGTGTTAAGCGAAGATAATGCTCTGCATGTGCTGGACTATGAACGCGCCAGCGAGGTTATCAAAACCGCCAGTCACATTGGCGTGGGCATGTGTTACTGTCGGCATAAGAAAGAGCATGTTGGTGAAGCCTGTGATGCACCAATGGATATCTGCATGACCTTCAACAATACTGCAAGGTCATTGATTAAGCATGGCTACGCGCGTCAGATCACAGAAGAGGAGTGTCTGGATCTTCTGGATGAGGCCTACAAGCATAATCTTGTCCAGTTTGGCGAAAATATTCAGAACAATGTTAACTTTATCTGTAACTGCTGTAGTTGCTGCTGCGAAGCGCTGGTGGCAGCCAGAAGAGTGGGGGCTACCCAGGCGATTCACACCACCAATTTTCTACCGGTGATCGACTTCGATAACTGCAACGGTTGCGGTAAATGTGTTGAGGTATGCCCGGTAGATGCCATGACTCTGGCCTCAAAACACGACTCAAAACATAAACGGGCCAAGGTTGCTCTGCTGGATGAGGATACCTGTCTGGGCTGCGGTGTCTGTGCACGGGTGTGTACCAAAGATGGAATCAGCTTCAAGTCGAGGGAGAAGCGGGTGATTACGCCCGTTGATTCCACACACAAGGCGGTACTGATGGCGATTGAACGCGGCCAGCTGCACAATCTGATTTTTGATAATCAGGCACATCTGAACCACAGGGTTATGGCGGCGATACTGGGGGTGATTTTAAAACTGCCACCGATTAAACAGGCACTGGCCAGTGAGCAGTTTAAGTCCAAATATCTGGTTTCACTGCTAAAACGGTATGACGAGAAGAGTGCAGAAGTTTAA
- a CDS encoding diguanylate cyclase, with the protein MENNIGSIAERRLAKFLKYVCIGPMLIFPPVIVLNCIKGAYLLAGVEVAMLIIFALFLFFISKPDFLIPRLKLLNVAAITIMSAIVVLHVSALFLPTHNTIFSHSALVIMLSFLILGRRRGTPVAILVTVAALSASTYKYANGISELSISALANIFILVIITFVVSYFNESTRAEYEAALLEKNKELELLSKTDGLTQLFNRRYFDQNLANEWSRLQRNELPLSVILCDIDHFKLFNDSGGHLAGDHCIQQIALCLKSLGRRSSDIVARYGGEEFVILLPQTGSEDAQQLAGKIMEGIGELAIPHPAYRGKPVTISVGVSTIIPSQELSPDSIVSLADKALYESKNKGKNRITVKNQLDFFHATT; encoded by the coding sequence ATGGAAAATAATATAGGTTCTATTGCAGAGCGGAGATTAGCTAAATTTCTAAAATATGTCTGCATTGGACCTATGCTTATTTTTCCTCCGGTGATAGTACTTAACTGTATTAAGGGAGCATATCTGTTAGCCGGGGTTGAAGTGGCTATGTTGATTATTTTTGCTCTGTTTCTGTTTTTTATCTCTAAGCCTGACTTTCTGATCCCAAGACTTAAGTTATTGAATGTCGCTGCAATAACCATTATGTCTGCCATAGTCGTCCTTCACGTATCCGCACTTTTCTTACCGACACATAATACTATCTTCAGCCATTCAGCATTGGTCATTATGTTGAGCTTCCTGATACTCGGCAGGCGAAGAGGAACGCCTGTTGCCATATTAGTGACGGTTGCTGCGCTGTCTGCATCTACTTATAAATACGCAAACGGGATTAGTGAACTTTCAATATCAGCGTTGGCGAATATTTTTATACTGGTTATTATCACTTTTGTTGTCAGTTATTTTAATGAATCAACAAGAGCTGAATATGAAGCGGCTCTGCTGGAGAAAAATAAAGAGCTGGAGCTTCTTTCAAAAACAGATGGATTAACTCAGCTGTTTAACCGGCGCTACTTTGACCAGAATCTGGCGAACGAATGGAGCAGGCTACAACGTAATGAACTTCCATTGTCTGTTATCCTGTGTGATATCGATCATTTTAAGCTGTTTAATGATTCGGGAGGGCATCTTGCAGGTGACCACTGTATTCAGCAGATTGCTTTATGTTTGAAAAGCCTTGGCAGACGCAGCTCTGATATCGTCGCTCGTTATGGTGGCGAAGAGTTTGTTATTCTTTTACCGCAAACCGGCTCTGAAGATGCTCAGCAACTGGCCGGAAAAATAATGGAAGGCATTGGAGAACTTGCGATTCCTCACCCTGCTTATCGGGGAAAACCGGTCACCATTAGTGTTGGGGTAAGTACCATTATCCCAAGTCAGGAGCTCAGCCCGGATTCGATCGTATCTTTGGCGGATAAAGCCCTTTATGAGAGTAAAAATAAGGGTAAAAACCGGATAACGGTAAAGAATCAGCTCGACTTCTTTCATGCAACTACCTGA